In Massilistercora timonensis, the following are encoded in one genomic region:
- a CDS encoding PolC-type DNA polymerase III codes for MSKKFFEVFPTLKVNEELELLFHGVDVCKVATNKRRDYIRVQIRSGHLIRKSRIYELEELLKEQLFGRARIQIRVEEEFSLSAQYTPENIMSEYYESFLEELDRISVVERNMLQNADISFSDGNILCLKLEDSIVAQGKKESLCAYLEEVYRERFGCPVEVRVLYERKAESRLKYNEEKLRQEVEAILEETEAAREEKAGEEKPAKPASKLAERGGRNGYRRRENGERKSGTTWGKSDDPNQIYGRFFDDEPIELVQVVSEMGEITLRGKIIKFETREIRNEKTIVMFAVTDFTDTIMVKMFVRNDQLADILAEIRPGAFIKLKGVTTIDKFDGELTIGSVTGIRKIPDFTESRKDTAPEKRVELHCHTKMSDMDGVSEVKDIVRRAHDWGHKAIAITDHGVVQAFPDANHYIEGLDKDDPFKVIYGVEGYLVDDLQDVAVNEKGQSLDGTYVVFDLETTGFSAIKDKIIEIGAVKVEGGKITDRFSTFVNPGVPIPFRITQLTGITDQMVMDAPGIETVLPQFLEFIGEAALVAHNASFDVGFIEQNCRYQDIIPDFTSVDTVAMARILLPTLSKYKLNVVAGALHISLENHHRAVDDAGATAEIFVRFLEMLEEKGIHDLAHLNHFGAQSKDMVRKLPSYHVIILAKNETGRVNLYTLISKSHLEYFGRHPRIPKSELARYREGLIVGSACEAGELYQAILNDRSEERIARIVNFYDYLEIQPLGNNRFMIGSDRVENVRSEEDLREINRRIVRLGEQFGKPVAATCDVHFLDPGDEVYRRIIMAGKGFTDADEQAPLYLHTTDEMLEEFEYLGSAKAREVVIENPNKIADMIERISPVRPDKCPPVIENSDQELRDICYAKAHAMYGDPLPEVVTERLERELNSIISNGFAVMYIIAQKLVWKSNEDGYLVGSRGSVGSSFVATMAGITEVNPLSPHYYCPNCHYSDFESEEVKAYAGGCGWDMPDKKCPVCGEMLAKDGFDIPFETFLGFKGNKEPDIDLNFSGDYQSSAHKYTEVIFGTGQTFRAGTIATLADKTAFGYVKNYYEERGQRKRNCEIDRIVQGCTGIRRSTGQHPGGIIVLPHGEDINSFTPVQHPANDISTDIITTHFDYHSIDHNLLKLDILGHDDPTMIKALESYISSPAMDNEYNETDNRFDATKIPLDDPGVMELFHGTEVLGIRPEDIGGCPVGCLGIPEFGTDFVIQMVVDTKPQTLSDLIRISGLSHGTDVWLNNAQDLIRSGTATISTAICTRDDIMTYLINKGLDSEESFTIMERVRKGAVAKGKCKEWPEFKKDMTEHGVPEWYIGSCEKIKYMFPKAHAAAYVMMAYRIAYCKINYPLAYYAAYFGIRADAFSYEIMCQGKEKLQYYIDDYNRRSDSLSKKEQDTMKDMHIVQEMYARGLEFLPLDIYRARATKFQIIDGKLMPPLSSIDGMGDKAAEAVEEASKDGLYLSRDDFRQRTKASKTVIDYMAELGLLTGLPESNQLSLFEM; via the coding sequence ATGAGTAAGAAGTTTTTTGAAGTATTTCCGACTTTAAAAGTGAATGAAGAGCTGGAACTTCTGTTTCACGGCGTGGATGTGTGCAAGGTGGCGACCAACAAAAGGAGAGATTACATCCGGGTGCAGATCCGCAGTGGACATCTGATCCGGAAATCCCGCATCTACGAACTGGAAGAGCTGCTGAAAGAGCAGCTCTTTGGCCGTGCCAGGATCCAGATCCGGGTGGAGGAGGAGTTTTCGCTTTCCGCCCAGTATACTCCGGAAAATATTATGAGTGAATACTATGAAAGCTTCCTGGAGGAGCTGGACCGGATCAGCGTGGTGGAGCGGAACATGCTGCAGAATGCGGACATTTCCTTTTCTGACGGGAATATTCTCTGCCTGAAGCTGGAGGATTCTATCGTGGCACAGGGGAAGAAGGAGTCTCTGTGCGCATATCTGGAAGAAGTCTACCGGGAGCGGTTTGGCTGTCCGGTGGAAGTCCGGGTGCTCTATGAGAGGAAGGCGGAGAGCCGGCTGAAGTACAATGAGGAAAAGCTGCGTCAGGAGGTGGAAGCCATCCTGGAGGAGACAGAGGCGGCCCGGGAGGAAAAGGCAGGGGAAGAAAAGCCTGCCAAACCTGCTTCCAAACTGGCAGAGCGGGGCGGGAGAAATGGATACAGACGCCGTGAGAACGGAGAGCGGAAATCCGGAACAACCTGGGGCAAAAGCGATGATCCAAACCAGATCTACGGACGTTTCTTTGACGACGAGCCCATTGAACTGGTCCAGGTGGTATCGGAGATGGGAGAGATCACCCTGCGGGGCAAGATCATCAAGTTTGAGACCCGGGAGATCCGCAATGAGAAGACCATCGTCATGTTTGCGGTGACGGATTTTACCGATACCATTATGGTGAAGATGTTCGTCCGCAACGATCAGCTGGCGGATATTCTGGCGGAGATCCGTCCCGGAGCTTTTATCAAGCTGAAAGGCGTGACCACCATCGATAAATTCGACGGGGAGCTGACCATTGGATCGGTGACCGGTATCCGTAAGATCCCGGATTTTACCGAGTCCCGGAAGGACACGGCGCCGGAGAAGAGGGTGGAACTCCACTGTCACACCAAGATGAGCGACATGGACGGAGTTTCTGAGGTAAAGGATATTGTGAGAAGGGCCCATGACTGGGGCCATAAAGCCATCGCCATTACGGATCATGGGGTGGTGCAGGCATTTCCGGACGCCAATCACTATATTGAGGGCTTAGATAAAGACGATCCCTTTAAGGTCATTTACGGGGTAGAAGGCTACCTGGTGGACGATCTCCAGGATGTGGCGGTCAATGAGAAGGGCCAGTCCCTGGACGGGACCTATGTGGTCTTCGACCTGGAGACTACAGGATTCAGCGCCATCAAGGACAAGATTATTGAGATCGGCGCGGTGAAGGTGGAAGGCGGCAAGATCACAGACCGGTTCAGCACCTTTGTTAATCCGGGCGTGCCCATTCCCTTCCGTATTACTCAGTTGACCGGCATCACTGATCAGATGGTGATGGATGCGCCGGGGATCGAGACGGTGCTGCCTCAATTCCTGGAATTTATCGGAGAGGCGGCGCTGGTGGCTCACAATGCCAGCTTTGATGTGGGATTCATTGAGCAAAACTGCAGGTATCAGGATATCATACCGGATTTCACCTCTGTGGATACGGTGGCCATGGCCAGGATCCTGCTTCCCACTCTGTCCAAATATAAGTTAAACGTGGTGGCAGGCGCCCTCCATATCTCCCTGGAGAATCATCACCGGGCAGTGGACGACGCGGGGGCCACGGCAGAGATTTTCGTCCGCTTCCTGGAAATGCTGGAGGAAAAGGGGATCCATGACCTTGCCCATCTCAATCATTTTGGCGCGCAGAGCAAGGATATGGTGCGCAAGCTTCCTTCCTATCATGTGATCATTTTGGCGAAAAACGAGACCGGGCGGGTAAACCTTTACACTCTGATCTCCAAATCCCACCTGGAATATTTTGGGAGACATCCCAGAATTCCCAAAAGCGAGCTGGCCAGATACCGGGAAGGGCTGATTGTTGGAAGCGCCTGCGAGGCGGGAGAACTCTACCAGGCCATTTTAAACGACCGTTCAGAGGAGAGGATCGCCAGGATCGTGAATTTCTATGATTATCTGGAGATCCAGCCCCTGGGGAATAACCGGTTTATGATCGGAAGCGACCGGGTGGAAAATGTGCGAAGCGAGGAGGATCTGCGGGAGATCAACCGGCGGATTGTCCGGCTGGGCGAGCAGTTTGGCAAGCCGGTGGCAGCCACCTGCGATGTGCATTTCCTGGATCCCGGCGACGAGGTGTACCGAAGGATCATCATGGCGGGGAAAGGATTTACCGACGCGGACGAGCAGGCGCCCCTTTATCTTCATACTACCGATGAGATGCTGGAGGAATTTGAGTATCTGGGGTCTGCCAAGGCCCGGGAGGTGGTGATCGAGAATCCCAATAAGATCGCGGATATGATCGAGCGGATCTCGCCGGTGCGCCCGGATAAATGTCCGCCGGTGATCGAGAATTCAGATCAGGAGCTGCGGGACATCTGCTACGCGAAGGCTCATGCCATGTATGGAGATCCCCTGCCGGAAGTGGTGACGGAGCGGCTGGAGCGGGAACTGAACTCCATTATCTCTAATGGGTTCGCGGTTATGTACATCATTGCCCAGAAGCTGGTGTGGAAATCCAACGAGGACGGCTATCTGGTGGGATCCCGTGGATCGGTCGGGTCTTCCTTTGTGGCTACCATGGCTGGGATCACGGAGGTGAATCCCTTAAGCCCTCATTATTACTGCCCAAACTGCCATTACAGTGATTTTGAGTCAGAGGAAGTAAAAGCATACGCCGGCGGTTGCGGCTGGGATATGCCGGACAAAAAGTGCCCGGTATGCGGGGAAATGCTGGCAAAAGACGGGTTTGACATTCCCTTCGAGACTTTCCTTGGATTTAAAGGGAACAAGGAGCCGGATATCGACCTTAATTTCTCCGGGGATTACCAGAGCAGCGCCCACAAATATACGGAAGTGATCTTTGGCACCGGCCAGACCTTCCGGGCGGGGACCATCGCCACTCTGGCGGATAAGACCGCATTTGGCTATGTGAAGAACTATTACGAGGAGCGGGGGCAGCGCAAACGGAACTGCGAGATCGACCGGATCGTGCAGGGGTGTACCGGCATCCGCCGCAGTACCGGCCAGCACCCGGGAGGCATCATTGTCCTGCCTCACGGGGAGGATATTAACTCCTTTACGCCGGTGCAGCATCCGGCAAATGATATCAGTACGGATATCATCACCACCCATTTTGACTATCACTCCATCGACCACAACTTGTTGAAGCTGGACATCCTGGGCCATGATGATCCTACCATGATCAAAGCCCTGGAGAGCTATATCAGTTCGCCGGCCATGGACAATGAATACAATGAGACGGACAATCGGTTTGACGCTACCAAGATCCCGCTGGACGATCCGGGGGTGATGGAATTGTTTCACGGCACGGAAGTGCTGGGGATCCGGCCGGAGGATATCGGGGGCTGCCCGGTGGGATGCCTTGGGATCCCGGAGTTTGGGACGGATTTCGTTATCCAGATGGTGGTGGACACCAAGCCCCAGACCTTGTCGGACCTGATCCGGATCTCCGGATTATCCCACGGGACAGATGTGTGGCTTAACAATGCCCAGGATCTGATCCGCAGCGGTACGGCCACCATTTCCACAGCTATCTGTACCCGTGACGATATTATGACTTATCTTATCAATAAAGGCCTGGACAGCGAGGAGTCCTTCACCATCATGGAGCGGGTAAGAAAAGGCGCAGTCGCCAAGGGAAAATGTAAAGAGTGGCCGGAGTTCAAGAAAGATATGACGGAACACGGGGTGCCGGAGTGGTACATCGGTTCCTGCGAGAAGATCAAGTATATGTTCCCCAAGGCCCATGCGGCGGCCTATGTAATGATGGCCTACCGAATCGCCTACTGTAAGATCAATTATCCGCTGGCCTACTATGCGGCGTATTTTGGCATCCGGGCGGACGCCTTCTCCTATGAGATCATGTGCCAGGGGAAGGAGAAGCTGCAGTATTATATCGATGATTATAACCGGCGCTCGGATTCCCTGAGCAAGAAGGAACAGGACACCATGAAGGATATGCATATCGTACAGGAAATGTATGCCCGGGGGCTGGAGTTTCTGCCTCTGGATATTTACCGGGCCAGGGCCACCAAGTTCCAGATCATCGACGGAAAACTGATGCCGCCTCTGTCCAGTATCGACGGCATGGGAGACAAAGCGGCAGAGGCGGTGGAAGAAGCGTCCAAAGACGGCCTGTATCTCTCCAGGGATGACTTCCGCCAGCGGACTAAGGCCAGCAAAACAGTGATCGATTACATGGCAGAGCTGGGACTTCTTACGGGGCTGCCGGAGTCCAATCAGCTGTCGCTGTT
- the ispG gene encoding flavodoxin-dependent (E)-4-hydroxy-3-methylbut-2-enyl-diphosphate synthase, whose protein sequence is MIRREQTKKIRIGTVTIGGGSPVAIQSMTNTRTEDVEATVAQILGLEQTGCEIIRCAVPTMEAAEALEKIKKQIHIPLVADIHFDYRLAIAAIRHGADKIRINPGNIGDRDRVQAVVGEAKAAGIPIRVGVNSGSLEKPLVEKYGGVTAKGLAQSAMEKVHMIEDMGYDNLVVSIKSSDVLMCVEAHELVAQECPYPLHVGITESGTLLAGNIKSSIGLGLILRQGIGDTIRVSLTGDPREEIKSAKLILKTLGLRKGGIEVVSCPTCGRTKIDLIGLANQVEAMVADIPLDLKVAVMGCVVNGPGEAKEADIGIAGGIGEGLLIKKGQVVKKVKEDELLETLRQELLHWNE, encoded by the coding sequence ATGATACGCAGGGAGCAGACGAAGAAGATCCGGATCGGCACAGTGACCATTGGTGGAGGCAGCCCGGTGGCTATCCAGTCAATGACCAATACCCGTACAGAGGATGTGGAGGCTACAGTTGCCCAGATTCTTGGACTGGAGCAGACGGGGTGCGAGATTATCCGATGCGCGGTGCCTACCATGGAGGCGGCGGAGGCGCTGGAGAAGATCAAGAAACAGATCCATATCCCGCTGGTGGCGGATATCCATTTTGATTACCGGCTGGCTATCGCGGCCATCCGGCACGGCGCGGACAAGATCCGGATCAACCCGGGGAATATCGGAGACCGGGACCGGGTGCAGGCGGTGGTGGGCGAGGCCAAAGCCGCAGGCATTCCTATCCGGGTGGGCGTCAACAGTGGTTCCCTGGAGAAGCCGCTGGTAGAGAAATACGGAGGCGTTACAGCAAAAGGCCTGGCCCAGAGCGCCATGGAGAAGGTACATATGATCGAGGATATGGGCTATGATAACCTGGTGGTGAGTATCAAGTCTTCCGATGTGCTGATGTGCGTGGAGGCCCATGAACTGGTGGCACAGGAATGCCCTTATCCGCTGCATGTGGGTATCACAGAGTCCGGGACGCTTCTGGCGGGCAACATTAAGTCTTCCATCGGCCTTGGCCTGATCCTGCGCCAGGGCATCGGCGATACCATTCGGGTATCCCTTACCGGCGATCCCAGGGAAGAGATCAAGTCTGCCAAGCTGATCCTTAAGACCCTGGGCCTTCGCAAAGGCGGGATCGAAGTAGTCTCCTGTCCGACCTGTGGACGGACCAAGATCGATCTGATCGGCCTTGCCAACCAGGTGGAAGCAATGGTGGCGGATATCCCCCTGGATCTGAAGGTGGCAGTGATGGGCTGCGTGGTAAACGGACCAGGGGAAGCCAAAGAGGCGGATATCGGCATCGCCGGAGGTATCGGGGAAGGCCTCCTGATCAAGAAAGGCCAGGTTGTGAAAAAGGTTAAGGAAGACGAGTTGCTGGAGACATTGAGACAGGAGCTGCTGCACTGGAATGAGTAA
- a CDS encoding carbohydrate kinase, producing the protein MEKKYDVTALGELLIDFPMNGKSEQGNSLFEACPGGAPCNVLAMLNKLGRKTAFIGKVGKDQFGQLLKDTIEEIGIDARGLLLDEKIHTTLAFVHTFPDGDREFSFYRNPGADMMLAEDEVDYDLIRSSKVFHFGTLSMTDEPIRTATKKALEAAKEAGCLITFDPNLRPPLWNSLEEAKEMMEYGFRYCDMLKISDNEILFVTGKEDYDEGIRFLQETYQIPVIFLTMGKEGSRAYYKDLRVERKGYQVKAIETTGAGDTFCGCAIHGLLKYGLEGLTEESLGAILSYANAGAALITMKKGAIRSMPEPSEIEELQR; encoded by the coding sequence ATGGAGAAGAAATATGATGTAACGGCGCTGGGAGAGCTTCTGATCGATTTTCCCATGAACGGGAAGAGTGAGCAGGGGAACAGCCTTTTTGAGGCCTGCCCCGGAGGAGCGCCCTGCAACGTGCTTGCCATGCTGAATAAGCTGGGAAGAAAGACAGCGTTTATCGGCAAGGTGGGAAAGGATCAGTTCGGGCAGCTTCTGAAAGATACCATTGAAGAGATAGGGATCGACGCCAGAGGGCTTCTGCTGGATGAGAAGATCCATACAACCCTGGCTTTTGTCCATACCTTCCCGGACGGAGACCGGGAATTCTCCTTTTATCGGAATCCGGGGGCAGATATGATGCTGGCGGAGGATGAGGTGGACTATGACCTGATCCGCAGTTCAAAAGTGTTTCATTTTGGGACGCTGTCCATGACTGACGAGCCGATAAGAACAGCTACCAAAAAGGCTTTGGAGGCTGCGAAGGAGGCAGGGTGCCTGATCACCTTCGATCCTAACTTAAGACCACCTCTCTGGAATTCCCTGGAGGAAGCCAAAGAGATGATGGAGTACGGATTCCGTTACTGTGATATGCTGAAGATCTCCGACAATGAGATCCTGTTTGTGACGGGGAAAGAAGATTATGACGAGGGGATCCGTTTCCTTCAGGAGACTTATCAGATTCCTGTGATCTTCCTGACTATGGGAAAAGAAGGCAGCAGGGCCTATTATAAAGATCTGCGGGTGGAAAGAAAAGGATATCAGGTGAAAGCCATCGAGACCACCGGAGCCGGGGATACTTTCTGCGGGTGCGCTATCCACGGCCTGCTGAAATACGGCCTGGAGGGACTTACAGAAGAAAGCCTGGGCGCAATCCTTTCCTATGCCAATGCAGGCGCTGCGCTGATCACCATGAAAAAAGGCGCCATCCGCTCCATGCCGGAACCGTCTGAGATTGAAGAGTTACAGAGATGA
- a CDS encoding DUF368 domain-containing protein yields MLKKLLQGLVIGIANIIPGVSGGTMMVAMGIYDKLIHAITHLRKEFKESVRFMFPIFVGIAVAIIVAARILEFCFAMFPIQTNLLFCGLIAGSVPFIFTHVKGKAVKPGMIAAFLVFFLIVIAMALMGETEGAAADVSFSLLNVIKLLVVGIIAAATMVVPGVSGSMMLMVLGYYNTILESINDFVEAALSLDMPVLIENMLILVPFGIGVVIGIFLIAKIIEFIFQRAETHAYWAILGLILASPIAILLKTDWSGFSVIAIVTGAVTFAIGWFIASKLGDE; encoded by the coding sequence ATGCTGAAGAAATTGCTTCAGGGGCTTGTGATCGGAATCGCCAATATCATTCCGGGAGTCAGCGGAGGGACCATGATGGTGGCCATGGGGATCTATGACAAACTGATCCATGCCATCACCCACCTGCGCAAGGAGTTCAAGGAAAGCGTCCGGTTCATGTTTCCTATTTTTGTGGGGATCGCGGTGGCCATTATCGTTGCGGCCAGGATCCTGGAATTTTGTTTTGCCATGTTTCCCATCCAGACCAATCTGCTGTTCTGCGGTCTGATTGCGGGAAGCGTTCCCTTTATCTTTACCCATGTAAAGGGAAAGGCGGTAAAACCGGGAATGATCGCAGCTTTTCTGGTGTTTTTCCTTATTGTCATCGCCATGGCGCTTATGGGAGAAACGGAAGGGGCGGCAGCGGACGTAAGCTTCAGTCTTCTCAATGTGATCAAGCTTCTGGTAGTTGGGATCATCGCCGCGGCTACCATGGTAGTGCCGGGGGTCAGTGGTTCTATGATGCTGATGGTGCTGGGTTACTACAATACGATCCTGGAGAGCATCAATGATTTTGTGGAGGCGGCATTGTCTCTGGATATGCCGGTGCTGATAGAGAATATGCTGATCCTGGTTCCTTTTGGCATCGGGGTGGTGATCGGGATCTTCCTGATCGCCAAGATCATCGAGTTTATCTTCCAGAGAGCCGAGACCCATGCTTACTGGGCGATCCTGGGACTGATCCTGGCTTCGCCGATAGCCATCCTTCTGAAGACGGACTGGAGTGGTTTTTCGGTTATTGCTATTGTGACCGGTGCGGTGACTTTTGCCATCGGCTGGTTTATTGCCTCAAAACTTGGGGATGAATAA
- the hisC gene encoding histidinol-phosphate transaminase has protein sequence MKAFEKNIRKVQPYVPGEQPRRPVVKLNTNENPYPPAPGVKKALQELDTDRQRLYPDPDCRELVRHLADWYGVGEDQVFVGVGSDDVLSMCFLTFFNSEKPIFFPDITYSFYKVWADLYRIPYECKPLDADFRLVKEDYYGENGGIIFPNPNAPTGIYEELDTVEEILNHNRDVIVIVDEAYIDFGGRSALELLDRYDNLIVTQTFSKARSMAGMRIGYAIASPALIKYLLDAKFSFNSYTMNQVSIACGSAALEDREYFEENLRKIVRTRERAKEEFARLGFHCLDSKANFLFVTHPEYSGEELFQALKEEGIYVRFWGSPRIEDYLRVTIGTEEEMEILFEFLRNYMKK, from the coding sequence ATGAAAGCATTTGAGAAAAATATACGGAAAGTACAGCCTTATGTTCCGGGAGAGCAGCCCAGGCGCCCGGTGGTGAAGCTGAATACTAATGAGAATCCTTACCCGCCGGCGCCGGGGGTGAAAAAAGCCCTTCAGGAACTGGACACAGACCGGCAGCGGCTCTATCCGGACCCGGACTGCCGGGAACTGGTGCGTCATCTGGCGGACTGGTACGGTGTAGGGGAGGATCAGGTGTTCGTGGGGGTTGGCTCTGACGACGTGCTGTCCATGTGCTTTCTGACTTTCTTTAATTCAGAGAAGCCCATCTTCTTCCCGGACATCACTTATTCCTTCTATAAGGTCTGGGCGGATCTCTACCGGATCCCCTATGAGTGCAAGCCGCTGGATGCGGATTTCCGGCTGGTGAAGGAGGATTACTACGGGGAGAATGGAGGGATCATTTTCCCAAACCCCAATGCTCCCACCGGGATCTATGAGGAATTGGATACCGTGGAAGAGATCCTGAACCACAACCGGGATGTGATCGTGATCGTGGACGAGGCTTATATTGACTTTGGAGGCCGGTCCGCCCTGGAACTTCTGGACCGTTACGACAACCTGATCGTGACCCAGACCTTCTCCAAGGCCCGTTCCATGGCGGGGATGCGCATCGGGTATGCCATTGCCAGCCCGGCGCTTATCAAATATCTTCTGGACGCCAAGTTTTCCTTTAACTCTTATACTATGAACCAGGTGTCTATCGCATGTGGGTCGGCGGCGCTTGAGGACCGGGAGTATTTTGAGGAGAACCTCCGGAAGATCGTCAGGACCCGGGAGCGGGCGAAAGAAGAATTTGCCAGGCTGGGATTCCACTGTCTGGACTCTAAGGCAAACTTCCTTTTCGTTACCCATCCGGAGTATTCCGGAGAGGAATTGTTCCAGGCGCTGAAAGAAGAAGGGATCTATGTGCGTTTCTGGGGAAGTCCCCGGATCGAGGATTACCTGCGGGTCACCATCGGTACGGAGGAAGAGATGGAGATCTTGTTTGAATTTTTGCGAAACTATATGAAGAAGTAA